The sequence TCGGCAGCCAGGAAAGCCTGCGCTCTTTGCCTCCGACATGGTAACGCTTCCCCAGATTAGGCGGCGTAAACTCCGGATCGACTCCGATAAAAGCAAAGATCTGTTTCACGATGCGTCCGGGATCCGAGGCCAGGGCCTCAGCCGTCGTTACAAAGAGAGTGTCACGGTCAAACTTTTCCCCGTAGATTTCCAGGATACGCCCGTATTCTCCCCACGCAAGATAACTGTTTGTTTCCGTCGGACGTTCAAGGGCCTCGCCGCGGCGGCTCATTTGCTCCCGCACCGCTTCTGCGAACGAACGCTTTTCCCAGCCCCTCCTTACCGACATTTTGTAATGCGAATAGGCGCGCTCAACCGGATGCCGCAGCGCGGCGATCAGCTTGACGCCGGGCGCGTGGACGAAAATCCGGCGGGCGATCTCTTCCACCGGCGCCGCAAATCCGCCGGCCATGTAACTGGGCGAAACATCTCCCCACTTTTTTGAAGGCGCCGCATTCCGGTAATGCTCGGAAAATAAAAACTCGCCGCCTTTGCGGTAATTTTCGTCGTCGCTGAAGAAATTCGTCTCTTTGACAAGCGGCAGATAAATTCCGGGATGCGCCGCCAAATATTTGTACAACGCGGTGGTCCCCGCCTTCTGCGCGCCGATGACGATAAAATCCAGGGCTTTCTTTTCCATCAGAAACTGCCAGTTTTGGCAGCCGGGGGGAACGGATAAGCCTCAACGGCGGTTCCCAAACTGTCCGGAACCGCGGACATTCCCTGCCCGCTTCCGCTCAGCAGCCGCTGCATGATCCGCAGGATCTTTCCGGCTTGATTGAACGACGTAAATTCCGTTTTCGCGCGGCTGCGTGCCGCAGCTGAGACACGGTGGTATCGGGCCTCGTCTTTCAAAAGCGCCGCGATGGACTTTGCCATCGCCTGAGGAGAAAAACTATCCACTGCCGCGTTTGTATCTCCGGCAAGGTCCGGCGCCCCCCCGCCATCTTTAAAACAAAAAACAGGATTGCCGAGACTCATGTTTTCCGAAACCACACGCGAGCAGGCATCCTCCCAAGAGGTCAGCGCAAAAACGTGAAAACGCGCGTAATGTTCCAGCGGGTTTTCTACCGGCGGAAGAATGTCCACGGACTCATAAAGACCGAGCTTCCCCGCGATTTCCCGGAATCCCGTCCCATGTTCGTCGCGCGCCGCGCCTACCCACGAAAATCGCACATTTCCCTTACCTAGAATATCCAACAGCTCCCGGGCCATTTGAAGCCACAGCACGCCGCCCTTCCACCAGCGCGGATGTCCGGCGCCCCCGATAACCCACGGCCGTTTGGACAAATCTTTTTTGACGGTATATTTTTCGAATTCCTCTCCGCGAGGCATATAAGAGAGCACGACGTCGATTTTGTCCGCGCTGATGCTGTGCTCGCGCACGAGCATGTCGCGCACCGCCGTCGAGGCCGCAATATAATGCGTTGGATAGCGGGCCAAAACGTCCTGATCGCATTTCGTGTTCCGCAGGACCGCGCTGAGCTCCCGCACATGAAGGATCACCCGCGCTTTCGGCAAATCCAGACGCTCCACAATCCTGAGCGCCGCGGTTGTATTGACGTAAATAATTTCCGGCTTCCAGGAAAACAGCCATGCGTTCAGCTGCGCCTGTTCCCAGGCCCG comes from Verrucomicrobiia bacterium and encodes:
- a CDS encoding sulfotransferase yields the protein MEKKALDFIVIGAQKAGTTALYKYLAAHPGIYLPLVKETNFFSDDENYRKGGEFLFSEHYRNAAPSKKWGDVSPSYMAGGFAAPVEEIARRIFVHAPGVKLIAALRHPVERAYSHYKMSVRRGWEKRSFAEAVREQMSRRGEALERPTETNSYLAWGEYGRILEIYGEKFDRDTLFVTTAEALASDPGRIVKQIFAFIGVDPEFTPPNLGKRYHVGGKERRLSWLPNDVDKISFLPWKIRLAYRKLPLSWRMSARFWLEIWNTKPSRQDSGGLPALDPALREDLVRYFSADVGRLGELGIETGWEEWQASRAPLT
- a CDS encoding glycosyltransferase family 4 protein; translation: MKRVRVLLLAHDFSLSGAPRSAAEIFEDLAGDVDLRVLSLAGGPLRRRYENLGPVKLLLALPKGDSLKRRLTRKLIRAWEQAQLNAWLFSWKPEIIYVNTTAALRIVERLDLPKARVILHVRELSAVLRNTKCDQDVLARYPTHYIAASTAVRDMLVREHSISADKIDVVLSYMPRGEEFEKYTVKKDLSKRPWVIGGAGHPRWWKGGVLWLQMARELLDILGKGNVRFSWVGAARDEHGTGFREIAGKLGLYESVDILPPVENPLEHYARFHVFALTSWEDACSRVVSENMSLGNPVFCFKDGGGAPDLAGDTNAAVDSFSPQAMAKSIAALLKDEARYHRVSAAARSRAKTEFTSFNQAGKILRIMQRLLSGSGQGMSAVPDSLGTAVEAYPFPPAAKTGSF